One Campylobacter showae CSUNSWCD DNA window includes the following coding sequences:
- a CDS encoding transglutaminase-like domain-containing protein — translation MQRRDFLRNTAILGAVMATPSTVLGAEKAMGNKRVFDVTLNHEILEAGKKTRLWIPLPFIRDYQSVSDVKFDGNFANPSVNYDAIPTLYVDYAEVAKPTLSVKFRVETFERNTDFSKVKFNPNEKLSAETELYLKPTQHIPNDGIVKQKAGEITKGIKGDLERAKAIYTWVANTMQRDNTVLGCGTGDVKAILESGKLVGKCTDINSVFVGLCRAVGIPAREIFGIRVGQSRFSNEMGKADEKGLAAISGGQHCRAEFYLKGHGWIPVDPADVAKVRLGEKLSNDDGKLVKIREYLFGNWEMCWIGFNEARDFVLSPKPAEFPLNNFGYPYGEVDDNVLNYYSPKEFSYDYKSQEVK, via the coding sequence ATGCAAAGACGCGATTTTTTAAGAAACACTGCGATTTTAGGCGCCGTTATGGCTACTCCGAGCACCGTTCTGGGAGCGGAAAAAGCTATGGGCAACAAGAGGGTTTTTGACGTAACTCTAAATCACGAAATTTTAGAGGCGGGCAAGAAAACCAGGCTGTGGATACCGCTGCCGTTCATCAGAGATTATCAAAGCGTGAGTGACGTCAAATTTGACGGTAATTTCGCCAATCCGTCGGTAAACTACGATGCGATCCCGACGCTTTACGTGGACTACGCCGAGGTGGCAAAGCCGACGCTTAGCGTTAAATTTAGAGTCGAGACCTTCGAGCGAAACACCGACTTTAGCAAGGTCAAATTTAACCCGAACGAAAAGCTGAGCGCTGAAACGGAATTGTATCTAAAACCTACTCAGCACATTCCAAATGACGGCATCGTAAAGCAAAAAGCAGGGGAGATCACAAAAGGCATAAAAGGCGATCTGGAGCGCGCGAAGGCGATCTACACGTGGGTGGCAAACACCATGCAGCGCGATAACACCGTCCTGGGCTGCGGTACGGGCGACGTAAAAGCGATCCTTGAAAGCGGCAAGCTGGTTGGCAAATGTACCGACATAAACTCCGTATTCGTTGGGCTTTGCCGCGCCGTAGGTATCCCTGCGCGCGAGATTTTCGGTATCAGAGTAGGGCAGAGCAGATTTTCAAACGAGATGGGAAAGGCCGATGAAAAGGGCCTCGCAGCGATCTCTGGCGGTCAGCACTGCAGAGCGGAATTTTATCTAAAAGGACACGGCTGGATCCCTGTCGATCCCGCGGACGTCGCAAAGGTGCGCCTAGGCGAAAAGCTAAGCAACGACGACGGTAAGCTAGTTAAAATTCGCGAGTATCTATTCGGCAACTGGGAGATGTGCTGGATCGGCTTTAACGAAGCGCGCGACTTCGTGTTATCGCCAAAACCTGCGGAATTCCCG